A portion of the Mytilus galloprovincialis chromosome 12, xbMytGall1.hap1.1, whole genome shotgun sequence genome contains these proteins:
- the LOC143055171 gene encoding angiopoietin-1-like, which yields MLKDYSSKLNDSKEEYDKKMSNIVNNLEDKQENIQHDVFNVYKNLNLSESESNFKTEKTDLLSGFGHRQKSLKLAMLSEYTSKLDKSQEDNNNKILDLATDLKSQFAKLLKDIQEEVTKVNTNSKTQRKELEDWKTNLANALNDAYVEKRFKDCSEMHKKSFSKKESGVYKIYPDGEKEVQAYCDMSTDGGGWTVIQKRFDGSVDFNRKWLECENGFGYVNGEFWFGNNYVHTLTASGTYQLRIDIGDTSNNKKYAVYRIFSIGEAASKYKLTVGGYSGNIGKQVLTSIFYITLTPISSINQQPD from the exons ATGTTAAAAGATTACTCTTCTAAACTGAACGATTCAAAAGAAGAATATGACAAAAAGATGTCAAACATAGTTAATAATCTTGAGGACAAACAAGAAAATATACAGCATGACGtatttaatgtttacaaaaatttaaatttaagtgAAAgtgaatcaaattttaaaacgGAAAAAACAGATTTGTTGAGTGGTTTTGGACACCGACAGAAAAGCTTGAAATTGGCAATGCTTTCAGAATATACATCCAAGCTTGACAAATCACAAGAagataacaataacaaaatactCGATCTTGCTACTGACCTTAAATCTCAATTTGCGAAGTTATTAAAAGATATCCAAGAGGAAGTAACAAAAGTCAATACTAATTCGAAAACTCAAAGAAAGGAATTAGAAGACTGGAAGACAAATTTGGCAAACGCATTAAATG ACGCATATGTAGAGAAAAGGTTCAAAGACTGCTCAGAGATGCACAAGAAAAGCTTTTCGAAGAAAGAAAGTGGTGTGTACAAAATATACCCAGACGGCGAAAAGGAGGTTCAGGCCTATTGTGATATGTCTACTGACGGCGGGGGATGGACA GTTATACAGAAAAGATTTGATGGATCAGTTGACTTTAACCGGAAATGGTTGGAATGTGAAAATGGATTCGGTTACGTTAATGGCGAATTCTGGTTTG GAAACAATTACGTGCATACCCTGACAGCCAGTGGAACATACCAACTGAGGATAGATATTGGTGATACAAGTAATAACAAGAAATATGCTGTTTACAGAATTTTCAGTATTGGAGAGGCTGCTTCAAAGTACAAGTTAACAGTCGGTGGTTATTCAGGAAACATAGGTAAACAAGTATTAACGTCAATATTTTATATAACATTAACTCCCATATCCTCCATCAACCAGCAACCCGATTAG